The following are from one region of the Sulfurimicrobium lacus genome:
- the mgtE gene encoding magnesium transporter, whose protein sequence is MPDTRDTAQHESVQESLTRVVELLHKHELVESLVHKQDMPRHDLVQQLVHKQNLAELQKTLDALHPADMAYILEALPLDQRLLVWELARADRDGEILLEVSDAVRESLIASMDSDELRAAAEQLDTDEIADLAPDLPQEVIQDVFESLDKEEQAQLQSALSYPEGTVGALMDFDMVTIREDVSLEAVLIDLRKLGELPSHTDKLFVVDSKAKLRGVLPLKRLLLHNPDALVAAVMSDDPVIFNGNDKASDAASAFERYDLVTAPVVDVHHKLVGRLTVDEVMDFIRDEAESDVLAMAGLREEEDMFATVWKSMQNRWTWLAINLVTAFIASRVIGLFEGSIERIVALAALMPIVAGIGGNSGNQTTTMIVRGLALGQIHPSNMRKLFIKELGVSLMNGLIWGSMLGLLAYLLYRNAALGAVMTGAMALNLLLAAVMGVLIPLAMHKLGRDPAVGSSVMITAVTDSGGFFIFLGLATIFLM, encoded by the coding sequence ATGCCAGATACCCGCGACACCGCACAGCACGAGAGCGTGCAGGAAAGCCTGACACGCGTTGTCGAGCTTTTGCACAAGCACGAACTGGTTGAGTCCCTGGTGCACAAGCAGGACATGCCGCGCCACGACCTGGTGCAGCAGCTGGTGCACAAGCAGAATCTGGCCGAATTGCAGAAAACGCTGGATGCCCTGCACCCTGCCGACATGGCCTATATTCTCGAAGCCCTGCCGCTCGATCAGCGACTGCTGGTATGGGAATTGGCACGGGCGGATCGGGATGGCGAAATCCTGCTGGAAGTCTCCGATGCGGTGCGAGAATCCCTCATTGCCAGCATGGACAGCGACGAGTTGCGCGCTGCTGCCGAGCAGTTGGACACCGACGAAATCGCCGACCTGGCGCCGGATCTGCCGCAGGAAGTGATCCAGGATGTGTTCGAGTCGCTGGACAAGGAGGAACAGGCGCAACTGCAATCGGCGCTCTCCTACCCGGAAGGAACGGTCGGCGCGCTGATGGATTTCGACATGGTCACCATACGCGAAGATGTCAGCCTGGAAGCGGTACTGATCGACCTGCGCAAGCTGGGAGAACTGCCCAGCCATACCGACAAGCTGTTCGTGGTCGACAGCAAGGCAAAACTGCGCGGCGTATTGCCTTTGAAACGCCTGCTGCTGCACAACCCGGACGCCCTGGTCGCCGCGGTGATGTCGGACGACCCGGTGATTTTCAACGGCAACGACAAGGCGAGCGACGCCGCTTCCGCGTTCGAGCGCTACGACCTGGTCACGGCACCGGTCGTGGATGTTCACCACAAGCTGGTCGGCCGCCTGACGGTGGACGAAGTGATGGACTTCATCCGCGACGAAGCGGAAAGCGACGTGCTCGCCATGGCGGGCTTGCGCGAAGAAGAAGACATGTTCGCCACGGTATGGAAGTCCATGCAGAACCGCTGGACCTGGCTCGCCATCAACCTGGTGACAGCCTTTATCGCTTCACGTGTAATCGGCCTGTTCGAAGGCTCGATCGAGAGAATTGTCGCGCTCGCCGCGCTGATGCCCATCGTCGCCGGCATCGGCGGCAACTCCGGCAACCAGACCACCACCATGATCGTGCGCGGCCTGGCGCTGGGGCAAATTCACCCCAGCAACATGCGCAAACTTTTCATCAAGGAACTCGGCGTGAGCCTGATGAACGGGCTGATCTGGGGTTCGATGCTCGGCCTGCTGGCCTATCTGCTGTACCGCAATGCCGCACTGGGCGCGGTGATGACCGGGGCCATGGCGCTCAATCTGCTACTGGCAGCGGTGATGGGTGTTCTGATCCCGCTCGCCATGCACAAGCTCGGACGCGACCCCGCCGTCGGGTCGAGCGTGATGATCACGGCAGTGACCGACAGCGGAGGGTTTTTCATTTTCCTCGGCCTCGCCACCATATTCCTGATGTGA